A portion of the Parasedimentitalea marina genome contains these proteins:
- the truA gene encoding tRNA pseudouridine(38-40) synthase TruA yields MPRYALKVEYQGAPFAGWQRQKDQPSVQGAIEHALAKLEPGPHTIAAAGRTDAGVHALGQVAHCDLTRDWDPFRLSEALNYHLKPAPVAITACVQVADDWHARFSALERQYLFRILTRRAPVTHEEGQVWQLKNDLDVNAMQAAADLLIGRHDFTTFRSTICQAESPVKTLDELRVERVSGFSGPEIHFHVRARSFLHNQVRSFVGTLERVGAGSWSPQDVGDALAACDRAACGPVCPGHGLYLARVIYPEPVFD; encoded by the coding sequence ATGCCGCGTTATGCTTTGAAAGTCGAATATCAGGGGGCGCCTTTTGCCGGTTGGCAGCGCCAGAAAGATCAGCCCTCGGTGCAGGGTGCGATCGAGCATGCCCTGGCGAAACTCGAACCCGGACCTCATACGATTGCCGCCGCCGGACGCACAGATGCAGGGGTGCACGCGCTAGGTCAGGTCGCGCATTGCGATCTGACACGCGACTGGGATCCTTTTCGCCTGTCCGAGGCGCTAAACTACCACCTGAAACCCGCCCCGGTGGCTATCACTGCCTGTGTTCAGGTTGCTGACGACTGGCACGCCCGGTTTTCTGCATTGGAACGGCAGTACCTGTTTCGCATCCTGACCCGCCGCGCCCCTGTCACCCATGAGGAGGGCCAGGTCTGGCAGCTTAAAAATGACCTGGACGTCAATGCCATGCAGGCCGCAGCGGATCTGCTGATCGGGCGGCATGATTTCACCACCTTCCGCTCAACCATTTGTCAGGCCGAAAGCCCGGTCAAAACCCTGGACGAGCTGCGGGTCGAGCGGGTGAGCGGCTTTTCCGGTCCGGAAATCCACTTTCACGTCCGCGCCCGCAGTTTTCTCCACAATCAAGTGCGCAGCTTTGTTGGCACATTGGAGCGGGTCGGCGCCGGGTCATGGTCCCCCCAGGATGTCGGCGACGCCTTGGCCGCCTGCGACCGCGCCGCCTGTGGCCCTGTTTGCCCCGGCCACGGGCTGTACCTGGCCCGGGTGATCTATCCCGAACCAGTGTTCGACTGA
- a CDS encoding acyl-CoA dehydrogenase family protein has product MDMNFSVREETRALLDRVTAMIRDEVMPLEDAYHAEINTGDRWQYTARQAEILEGLKAKAKAAGLWNFWLTDSDRGIGLSTVEYAYFAEQMGKTPLGAEVFNCSAPDTGNMEVFERYGSDAMKQKWLKPLLAGEIRSAYLMTEPDVASSDATNVAMSCLRDGDDYVLNGEKWWASGAGDPRCKVYIVMVKTAGEELPKHQRQSMIVVAAGTAGIEVLRPMQVYGHDDAPHGHMHLRFTDVRVPAENILLGEGRGFEIAQGRLGPGRIHHCMRAIGQAEIALEQMCRRSLAREAFGKKLAQLGANYDIIAECRMEIEMARLLCLKAAWYMDQGDARAAAPWISQIKVVAPRVALKVIDEAVQMFGGQGISQDTPLAQAWTHVRTLRLADGPDAVHRRQVARVELKKYTQEKM; this is encoded by the coding sequence ATGGATATGAATTTTAGCGTGCGGGAGGAGACCCGCGCATTACTGGATCGGGTGACGGCCATGATCCGGGATGAGGTGATGCCGCTGGAAGACGCTTATCACGCAGAAATCAACACAGGCGATCGCTGGCAATATACCGCGCGTCAGGCCGAAATCCTGGAGGGGTTGAAGGCCAAAGCCAAGGCGGCGGGGCTGTGGAACTTTTGGTTGACGGACAGTGACAGGGGTATTGGCCTGAGCACTGTGGAATACGCCTATTTTGCGGAACAGATGGGCAAGACACCGCTGGGGGCTGAGGTCTTTAATTGCTCGGCTCCGGATACTGGCAATATGGAGGTGTTTGAGCGCTACGGCTCGGACGCGATGAAACAGAAGTGGTTGAAGCCACTTTTGGCCGGTGAGATCCGATCGGCCTATCTGATGACCGAGCCGGATGTCGCCAGTTCGGATGCGACAAATGTCGCGATGTCCTGCCTGCGCGATGGGGACGACTATGTGCTGAACGGAGAGAAGTGGTGGGCCAGTGGCGCCGGGGATCCGCGCTGCAAGGTCTATATCGTCATGGTGAAGACGGCGGGTGAGGAATTGCCCAAACACCAGCGCCAATCGATGATTGTGGTGGCTGCAGGCACTGCGGGGATCGAGGTACTGCGGCCAATGCAGGTCTATGGGCATGATGACGCGCCGCATGGACATATGCATCTTCGGTTCACAGATGTCCGGGTGCCGGCGGAAAATATTCTACTCGGCGAAGGGCGCGGATTTGAGATTGCTCAGGGCCGGTTGGGCCCAGGGCGCATCCATCACTGTATGCGCGCCATTGGTCAGGCGGAAATTGCACTGGAGCAGATGTGCCGTCGATCCCTGGCGCGTGAAGCTTTTGGCAAGAAGCTGGCGCAGCTAGGGGCCAACTACGACATCATCGCCGAATGCCGAATGGAAATCGAGATGGCGCGGCTGCTATGTCTGAAAGCTGCCTGGTACATGGATCAGGGCGACGCGCGTGCAGCGGCGCCGTGGATTTCTCAGATCAAGGTGGTGGCGCCGCGGGTGGCGTTGAAAGTGATCGATGAGGCGGTGCAGATGTTTGGCGGTCAGGGGATTTCACAGGATACCCCATTGGCCCAGGCCTGGACCCATGTGCGGACACTGCGACTGGCGGATGGGCCGGATGCGGTGCACCGGCGTCAAGTGGCGCGGGTCGAGCTGAAAAAATACACCCAGGAAAAGATGTAG
- the gcvH gene encoding glycine cleavage system protein GcvH yields MKFTEEHEWLLPEGDLIIVGITAHAAEQLGDVVFIELPEAGMEVTKDEEVVVIESVKAASDILSPLDGEIVEVNESLTSTPGLVNEDAQGGAWFFKIKASDLSVMEDYMDEAEYQKFVG; encoded by the coding sequence ATGAAATTCACCGAAGAACATGAATGGCTACTGCCTGAAGGCGATTTGATCATCGTTGGCATCACCGCACACGCTGCCGAGCAACTGGGCGATGTTGTGTTCATCGAACTGCCAGAAGCCGGCATGGAAGTCACCAAGGATGAGGAAGTTGTGGTGATTGAATCCGTCAAAGCCGCCTCGGATATTCTGTCGCCGCTGGACGGCGAGATTGTTGAGGTCAACGAGAGCCTGACCAGCACACCTGGATTGGTCAATGAGGATGCCCAGGGCGGGGCCTGGTTCTTTAAGATCAAAGCCTCGGATTTGTCGGTGATGGAAGATTATATGGACGAGGCCGAGTACCAGAAATTTGTCGGCTGA